From a region of the Neisseria subflava genome:
- the leuC gene encoding 3-isopropylmalate dehydratase large subunit has product MSAQTLYDKLWNSHVVREEEDGTVLLYIDRHLVHEVTSPQAFEGLKMAGRKLWRIDSVVSTADHNTPTGDWDKGIQDPISKLQVDTLDKNIKEFGALAYFPFMDKGQGIVHVMGPEQGATLPGMTVVCGDSHTSTHGAFGALAHGIGTSEVEHTMATQCITAKKSKSMLIAVEGRLKPGVTAKDVALYIIGQIGTAGGTGYAIEFGGEAIRSLSMEGRMTLCNMAIEAGARSGMVAVDQTTIDYVKGKPFAPKGEAWDKAVEYWRTLVSDEGAVFDKEYHFKAEDIEPQVTWGTSPEMVLDISGKVPNPAEEADPVKRSGMERALEYMGLEAGTPLNEIPVDIVFIGSCTNSRIEDLREAAAIAKGRKKADNVQRVLIVPGSGLVKEQAEKEGLHEVFIEAGFEWREPGCSMCLAMNADRLTPGQRCASTSNRNFEGRQGNGGRTHLVSPAMAAAAAVTGHFTDIRTMA; this is encoded by the coding sequence ATGAGCGCACAAACCCTTTACGATAAACTTTGGAACAGCCACGTCGTCCGCGAAGAAGAAGACGGCACTGTCCTGCTTTACATCGACCGCCACCTGGTTCACGAAGTAACCAGCCCGCAAGCATTTGAAGGCTTGAAAATGGCCGGCCGCAAACTCTGGCGTATCGACAGCGTGGTCTCCACAGCCGACCACAACACTCCGACCGGCGACTGGGACAAAGGTATCCAAGACCCGATTTCCAAGCTGCAAGTCGATACCTTGGACAAAAACATTAAAGAGTTTGGCGCACTCGCCTACTTCCCGTTTATGGATAAAGGCCAAGGCATCGTACACGTTATGGGCCCGGAACAAGGCGCTACCCTGCCCGGCATGACCGTTGTCTGCGGCGACTCGCACACTTCTACCCATGGCGCATTCGGCGCATTGGCGCACGGTATCGGTACTTCCGAAGTCGAGCACACCATGGCGACCCAGTGCATTACCGCAAAAAAATCCAAATCCATGCTGATTGCCGTTGAAGGCCGTCTGAAACCCGGCGTTACCGCCAAAGACGTAGCGCTTTATATCATCGGTCAAATTGGTACGGCCGGCGGCACAGGCTACGCCATTGAATTTGGTGGCGAAGCCATCCGCAGCCTTTCTATGGAAGGCCGCATGACCTTGTGCAATATGGCGATTGAAGCCGGTGCGCGCTCAGGCATGGTTGCCGTCGACCAAACCACCATCGACTATGTAAAAGGCAAACCTTTCGCACCTAAAGGCGAAGCATGGGACAAAGCCGTCGAATACTGGCGCACGCTGGTGTCTGACGAAGGTGCCGTATTTGATAAAGAATACCACTTCAAAGCCGAAGACATCGAGCCTCAAGTAACTTGGGGCACCTCGCCTGAAATGGTTTTAGACATCAGCGGCAAAGTGCCTAATCCTGCCGAAGAAGCCGATCCGGTCAAACGCAGCGGCATGGAACGCGCCCTTGAATACATGGGCTTGGAAGCCGGTACGCCATTAAACGAAATCCCTGTCGATATCGTCTTTATCGGTTCTTGCACCAACAGCCGTATTGAAGACTTACGCGAAGCTGCCGCTATCGCCAAAGGCCGCAAAAAAGCGGACAATGTACAACGCGTATTGATTGTCCCTGGCTCCGGTTTGGTTAAAGAGCAGGCAGAAAAAGAAGGCTTGCACGAAGTATTTATCGAAGCCGGTTTTGAATGGCGCGAGCCGGGCTGCTCAATGTGCCTCGCCATGAATGCCGACCGCTTGACCCCGGGACAACGTTGCGCCTCTACTTCCAACCGTAACTTTGAAGGCCGTCAAGGCAACGGCGGACGCACCCACCTCGTCAGCCCTGCCATGGCAGCCGCAGCCGCGGTTACCGGCCACTTTACCGACATCCGCACTATGGCTTAA
- the gshA gene encoding glutamate--cysteine ligase — protein sequence MKLPVMAPEHLTQLRKFEKKVLANHAKIEAWFRSQWNEHRPPFYGSVDIRNAGYKISSIDMNLFPGGFNNLNPNFIPLAAVAAQDAVQRACETAKSVLIIPENHTRNTFYLQNVYALSEILRSAGYEVRLGSLNPEVTEPTEFETALGDKILLEPLLRTRERVHLADGFSPCVVLLNNDLSAGIPEILKDISQTVLPPLHGGWTTRRKTEHFGAYNQVAADFAKLIDIDEWQINPYFEKISGLDFQEREGEDALAGAVERVLAKIQAKYDELGITDQPFVIVKADAGTYGMGVMSVKSADEVRGLNRKNRNKMAKVKEGLEVSEVIVQEGIYTYETMNGAVCEPVVYMMDRFVIGGFFRVHEGRGADENLNAGGMVFVPLSNSIPTGSGDNSQEAPEACKRVFEQWDSLGMPRSEKDCDVDNEHNRLYVYGVMARLSLLAAALELEKTAPQA from the coding sequence ATGAAATTACCGGTAATGGCTCCTGAGCATCTGACTCAATTACGGAAATTTGAGAAAAAAGTCCTTGCCAATCATGCCAAAATCGAAGCATGGTTCCGTTCGCAATGGAACGAACACCGTCCGCCATTTTATGGTTCGGTTGACATCCGTAATGCCGGTTACAAAATTTCATCTATCGATATGAACCTGTTTCCGGGCGGCTTCAATAATTTAAATCCCAACTTTATCCCGCTGGCGGCGGTTGCCGCGCAAGATGCGGTACAGCGCGCATGTGAAACGGCCAAATCCGTATTGATTATTCCTGAAAACCACACACGCAACACATTCTATCTGCAAAACGTTTACGCACTCAGCGAGATTTTGCGTTCGGCAGGATACGAAGTGCGCTTGGGCAGCTTGAATCCTGAAGTGACTGAGCCAACCGAGTTTGAAACCGCGTTGGGCGACAAAATTTTGCTTGAGCCTTTATTGCGTACCCGTGAGCGTGTACATCTCGCAGACGGCTTCTCGCCTTGCGTTGTTTTGTTGAATAATGACTTGTCTGCGGGCATCCCTGAAATCCTTAAAGACATCAGCCAAACCGTATTGCCGCCATTGCACGGCGGTTGGACGACTCGCCGTAAAACCGAACACTTCGGCGCGTACAACCAAGTTGCAGCCGACTTTGCCAAGTTGATTGACATCGACGAATGGCAAATCAATCCTTATTTTGAAAAAATCAGCGGTTTGGATTTCCAAGAGCGTGAAGGTGAGGATGCGTTGGCAGGCGCGGTAGAGCGCGTATTGGCGAAAATTCAAGCCAAATACGATGAATTGGGCATTACCGACCAGCCTTTCGTTATTGTGAAAGCCGACGCAGGTACTTATGGCATGGGCGTGATGAGCGTTAAATCTGCGGATGAAGTGCGCGGCTTGAACCGTAAAAACCGCAATAAAATGGCGAAAGTCAAAGAAGGTTTGGAAGTCAGCGAAGTCATTGTCCAAGAAGGTATTTATACCTACGAAACCATGAACGGCGCCGTGTGTGAACCTGTCGTTTATATGATGGACCGTTTCGTTATCGGCGGCTTCTTCCGCGTACACGAAGGGCGCGGCGCAGACGAAAACCTTAACGCCGGCGGCATGGTATTCGTCCCGCTGTCCAACAGCATTCCCACCGGCAGTGGCGACAATTCCCAAGAAGCGCCCGAAGCCTGCAAGCGCGTATTTGAACAATGGGACTCGCTCGGCATGCCACGCTCCGAAAAAGACTGCGACGTGGACAACGAACACAACCGTCTATACGTTTATGGCGTAATGGCGCGCCTGTCCTTGCTTGCCGCTGCATTGGAGCTGGAGAAAACCGCGCCTCAAGCCTAA
- the corA gene encoding magnesium/cobalt transporter CorA, which translates to MNKPANPVETNDNLQEQAMQRSNTDNAPRSAIHQTLYSADTFVQHDYLAGKALPDIARPQEGQINWLHFVGINDAALLKHALEPYGIHELVIEDILSRKQRPKIEDYGNYVFTAAQVYHYTTTGKLHSDQVYVIIGKDFVLSFQQKPLGLFSHLRRQMHENPHNILNKNTAFLAYCLLDRIVDDYFIVLESYNNRVEAIDKSLFKNENSDILSKIHRLKRDAVRLRRTLLPLRDVFYQLAVRGDFAIFKGESTVYLRDVYDHNMQLIESLDASRDMVLSMMDIYLSFQSNRMNQQMRVLTVITIIFMPLTVITGIYGMNFDNMPELHWHYGYFMVLGVMLCIIIGLLIFFSRRKWL; encoded by the coding sequence ATGAATAAACCAGCCAATCCTGTTGAGACAAACGACAATCTGCAAGAGCAGGCCATGCAGCGCAGCAACACGGACAATGCGCCGCGTTCTGCCATCCACCAAACCTTATATTCCGCCGATACCTTTGTTCAGCATGATTATCTTGCCGGAAAGGCTTTGCCCGATATTGCACGCCCGCAAGAAGGCCAAATCAACTGGCTGCATTTTGTCGGCATCAATGATGCTGCTTTGCTCAAACACGCGCTTGAGCCTTACGGCATCCATGAGCTGGTTATTGAAGACATTCTCAGCCGCAAGCAGCGCCCGAAAATCGAAGACTACGGCAACTATGTGTTTACTGCCGCACAGGTTTACCATTACACCACCACAGGCAAGCTCCATTCCGACCAAGTGTATGTGATTATCGGCAAAGATTTTGTGTTGTCTTTCCAACAAAAACCGCTGGGCTTGTTCAGCCATCTCCGCCGGCAGATGCATGAAAATCCGCACAATATTTTGAACAAAAATACGGCGTTTCTTGCTTATTGCCTGCTTGACCGTATTGTGGACGACTATTTCATCGTTTTGGAATCGTACAACAACCGTGTCGAAGCAATAGACAAGTCCCTGTTTAAAAATGAAAACAGCGATATTCTCAGTAAGATTCACCGCCTCAAGCGCGATGCCGTCCGTCTGCGGCGCACGCTTTTGCCATTGCGCGATGTGTTTTACCAACTGGCCGTACGCGGCGATTTTGCCATTTTCAAAGGCGAATCGACCGTCTATCTGCGCGACGTGTACGACCACAATATGCAGCTTATCGAATCGCTTGATGCCTCGCGTGATATGGTGTTGAGCATGATGGACATTTATCTTTCCTTCCAATCCAACCGCATGAACCAGCAAATGCGCGTGTTGACGGTTATTACCATCATCTTTATGCCGCTGACCGTCATCACCGGCATCTACGGCATGAACTTCGACAATATGCCCGAGCTACATTGGCATTACGGCTATTTCATGGTTTTGGGTGTGATGCTGTGCATTATCATCGGACTGCTGATTTTCTTCTCACGTAGAAAATGGCTGTAA
- a CDS encoding acyl-CoA thioesterase — MKPERQLPSHELIMSELMMPYTANFSGNVHGGDLLRLLDQVAYSCACRYSGTYCVTLSVDKVLFKEPIHVGELVTFYASINYTGRTSMEVGIRVEAQNIHTGKVRHTNSCYFTMVAVEDGKPVPVPPLEINTPRQRCRYERAKKRKELSLQAANEDSGCN; from the coding sequence ATGAAACCGGAACGCCAACTTCCTTCCCATGAACTGATCATGTCCGAGCTGATGATGCCTTATACGGCAAACTTTAGCGGCAATGTCCATGGTGGCGATCTTTTGCGCCTGCTCGACCAAGTGGCATATTCCTGCGCCTGCCGTTACAGCGGTACCTATTGCGTTACTCTGTCTGTTGATAAAGTATTGTTTAAAGAGCCTATTCATGTCGGCGAACTGGTAACCTTTTACGCCAGTATCAACTACACAGGCCGCACTTCTATGGAAGTCGGTATTCGGGTTGAGGCGCAAAACATCCACACCGGCAAAGTGCGTCATACCAACAGCTGCTACTTCACCATGGTTGCCGTTGAAGACGGTAAGCCGGTTCCTGTACCGCCTTTGGAAATCAATACACCGCGCCAACGTTGCCGTTATGAAAGGGCTAAAAAGCGTAAAGAGTTGAGTCTGCAGGCTGCGAACGAAGATTCTGGCTGCAACTAA
- the gyrA gene encoding DNA gyrase subunit A: MTDATIRNDHKFALETLPVSLEDEMRKSYLDYAMSVIVGRALPDVRDGLKPVHRRVLYAMHELKNNWNSAYKKSARIVGDVIGKYHPHGDIAVYDTIVRMAQDFSMRYVLIDGQGNFGSVDGLAAAAMRYTEIRMEKISHEMLADIEEETVNFGPNYDGSEHEPLVLPTRFPALLVNGSSGIAVGMATNIPPHNLGDTINACLRLLDEPETEIDELINIIQAPDFPTGATIYGLSGVREGYKTGRGRVVMRGKTHIEPIGKNGEREAIVIDEIPYQVNKAKLVEKIGELVREKTLEGVSDLRDESDKSGMRVVIELKRNENAEVVLNQLYKLTQLQDSFGINMVALVDGQPRLLNLKQILSEFLRHRREVVTRRTLFRLKKARHEGHIAEGKAVALSNIDEIIRLIKESANAPEAKEKLLSRPWRSSLVEDMLSRTDLDLHMMRPEGLPENLGLHSQGYYLSELQADAILRMSLRNLTGLDQEEIVGEYKNLMSKIIDFVDILSKPERVTQIIREELADIKANFGDERRSEINPFGGDIADEDLIPQREMVVTLTHGGYIKTQPTTDYQAQRRGGRGKQAAATKDEDFIETLFVANTHDYLMCFTNLGKCHWIKVYKLPEGGRNSRGRPINNVIQLEEGEKVSAILAVREFPEDQYVFFATAQGMVKKVQLSAFKNVRSQGIKAIALKEGDYLVGAAQTGGADDIMLFSNLGKAIRFNEYWEKSGNDEAEDADIEIENEDSDGLDDENAENALPSGKHGVRPSGRGSGGLRGMRLPADGKIVSLITFAPEAEQSDLQVLTATANGYGKRTPIADYSRKNKGGQGNIAINTGERNGDLVAATLVSETDDLMLITSGGVLIRTKVEQIRETGRAAAGVRLINLDEGETLVSLERVAEEAEDEAPLETDAAENQVVETEDTPSQES, encoded by the coding sequence ATGACCGACGCAACCATCCGCAACGACCATAAATTTGCACTTGAAACCCTGCCTGTCAGCCTTGAAGACGAAATGCGCAAGAGCTACCTCGATTACGCCATGAGCGTAATTGTGGGGCGAGCCCTGCCGGATGTCCGCGACGGTCTCAAGCCGGTACACCGCCGCGTGTTGTACGCGATGCACGAGTTGAAAAACAACTGGAATTCCGCCTATAAAAAATCGGCGCGTATCGTCGGCGACGTTATCGGTAAATACCACCCCCACGGCGATATAGCCGTTTACGACACCATCGTCCGCATGGCGCAAGACTTCTCCATGCGTTATGTGTTGATCGACGGTCAGGGCAACTTCGGTTCTGTCGACGGCTTGGCAGCAGCAGCCATGCGTTATACCGAAATCCGCATGGAAAAAATTTCCCATGAAATGCTGGCGGATATTGAAGAAGAAACCGTCAACTTCGGCCCCAACTATGACGGCAGCGAACATGAGCCGCTGGTATTGCCGACCCGTTTCCCTGCGCTGTTGGTCAATGGTTCGTCTGGTATTGCCGTCGGTATGGCAACCAATATTCCGCCACACAATTTGGGCGATACCATCAATGCCTGCCTGCGTTTGTTGGATGAGCCTGAAACTGAAATCGACGAGCTGATCAATATCATCCAAGCGCCCGATTTCCCAACAGGTGCGACTATTTACGGCTTAAGTGGCGTGCGCGAAGGCTATAAAACCGGCCGTGGCCGCGTGGTAATGCGCGGTAAAACCCATATTGAGCCTATCGGCAAAAACGGTGAACGCGAAGCCATCGTTATCGATGAAATCCCATATCAAGTAAACAAAGCCAAGCTGGTTGAGAAAATTGGCGAGTTGGTACGCGAAAAAACGTTGGAAGGCGTATCTGACCTGCGCGATGAGTCCGACAAATCCGGTATGCGTGTCGTGATTGAATTGAAACGCAATGAAAATGCCGAAGTCGTTTTGAACCAACTCTACAAACTGACCCAGCTGCAAGACAGCTTCGGTATCAACATGGTGGCCCTGGTTGACGGCCAACCGCGTTTGCTGAACCTGAAACAAATCCTGTCCGAGTTCCTGCGCCACCGTCGCGAAGTCGTTACCCGTCGTACTTTGTTCCGCCTGAAAAAAGCGCGTCATGAAGGCCATATTGCCGAAGGTAAAGCGGTGGCCTTGTCCAATATCGACGAAATCATCCGTCTGATTAAAGAATCTGCCAATGCGCCGGAAGCCAAAGAAAAACTGCTGTCCCGCCCATGGCGCAGCAGCTTGGTTGAAGACATGCTCAGCCGCACGGATTTAGACCTGCACATGATGCGCCCTGAAGGCTTGCCAGAGAATTTGGGCCTGCACAGCCAAGGCTATTATCTGAGCGAATTGCAAGCCGATGCCATCCTGCGCATGAGCCTGCGTAACCTGACCGGCCTCGATCAGGAAGAAATTGTCGGCGAATATAAAAACCTGATGAGCAAAATCATTGATTTTGTGGATATTCTTTCCAAACCAGAGCGCGTTACCCAAATCATCCGCGAAGAATTGGCAGACATTAAAGCCAACTTTGGCGATGAGCGTCGCAGCGAAATCAATCCGTTTGGCGGCGATATTGCCGATGAAGACCTGATTCCGCAACGCGAAATGGTCGTTACCCTGACTCATGGCGGCTACATCAAAACCCAGCCGACAACCGATTATCAGGCGCAACGTCGCGGTGGTCGTGGCAAACAGGCAGCGGCAACCAAAGACGAAGACTTCATCGAAACCCTGTTTGTTGCCAACACGCATGATTATTTGATGTGCTTTACCAATTTGGGCAAGTGCCATTGGATTAAAGTGTACAAACTGCCGGAAGGCGGCCGCAACAGCCGCGGTCGTCCGATCAACAACGTTATCCAATTGGAAGAAGGCGAAAAAGTCAGCGCCATCTTGGCCGTCCGCGAGTTCCCGGAAGACCAATACGTTTTCTTCGCCACTGCACAAGGCATGGTGAAAAAAGTCCAGCTGTCTGCATTTAAAAACGTTCGTAGCCAAGGCATCAAAGCCATTGCGCTTAAAGAAGGCGATTACTTGGTCGGCGCAGCGCAAACCGGCGGTGCGGACGACATTATGCTGTTCTCCAACTTGGGCAAAGCCATCCGCTTTAACGAATATTGGGAAAAATCCGGTAACGATGAAGCAGAAGATGCCGATATCGAAATCGAAAACGAAGATTCAGACGGCCTGGATGATGAAAATGCCGAAAACGCATTGCCAAGCGGCAAACACGGTGTCCGTCCGTCCGGTCGCGGTAGTGGCGGTTTGCGCGGTATGCGCCTGCCGGCCGATGGCAAGATTGTCAGCCTGATTACCTTCGCCCCTGAAGCCGAGCAAAGCGATTTGCAAGTATTGACCGCTACCGCCAACGGCTATGGTAAACGTACCCCGATTGCTGATTACAGCCGTAAAAACAAAGGCGGTCAAGGCAATATTGCCATCAATACCGGAGAGCGCAACGGCGATTTGGTTGCCGCAACTTTGGTAAGCGAAACCGACGACCTGATGCTGATTACCAGCGGCGGCGTCCTGATTCGTACCAAAGTTGAACAAATCCGCGAGACCGGCCGTGCTGCCGCAGGTGTCCGCCTGATTAATCTGGACGAAGGCGAAACCTTGGTCAGCTTGGAGCGTGTGGCCGAAGAGGCTGAAGATGAAGCCCCTTTAGAAACCGATGCAGCTGAAAACCAAGTGGTAGAAACTGAAGATACTCCGTCTCAAGAATCTTAA
- the uvrC gene encoding excinuclease ABC subunit UvrC gives MSATEPFDLPLFLKNLPNLPGVYRFFDEDNNVLYVGKAVNLKRRVSSYFQKSDHSPRIALMVKQIHHIETTITRSEAEALILENNFIKALSPKYNILFRDDKSYPYLMLSGHQYPQMAYYRGTLKKPNQYFGPYPNSNAVRDSIQVLQKVFMLRTCEDSVFEHRDRPCLLYQIKRCTAPCVGHISEEDYRDSVREAATFLNGKTDELTRTLQHKMQTAAANLQFEEAARYRDQIQALGIMQSNQFIDSKNPNNPNDIDLLALAVSDGLVCVHWVSIRGGRHVGDKSFFPDTKNDPEPNGQDYAEAFVAQHYLGKSKPDIIISNFPVPDALKEALEGEHGKQMQFVTKTIGERKVWLKMAEQNAQMAIAQRRLQQSSQQHRIDELAKILGMDSDGLNRLECFDISHTQGEATIASCVVYDEQNIQPSQYRRYNITTAKPGDDYAAMREVLTRRYGKMQEAEANGESVKWPDVVLIDGGKGQIGVAVSVWEELGLHIPLVGIAKGPERKAGMEELILPFTGEVFRLPPNSPALHLLQTVRDESHRFAITGHRKKRDKARVTSSLSEIPGIGSKRRQALLTRFGGLRGVIAASREDLEKVEGISKALAETIYEHLH, from the coding sequence GTGAGCGCAACCGAACCGTTCGATTTACCTCTTTTTCTGAAAAATCTACCCAATCTGCCGGGCGTGTACCGTTTTTTTGACGAAGACAATAATGTTTTGTATGTCGGCAAAGCGGTCAATCTCAAGCGGCGCGTTTCCAGCTATTTCCAAAAAAGCGACCATTCGCCGCGCATCGCATTGATGGTAAAACAGATTCACCATATCGAAACCACCATCACGCGTTCCGAAGCCGAAGCCCTGATTCTCGAAAACAACTTCATCAAAGCCTTATCGCCGAAATACAATATCCTTTTCCGTGATGACAAAAGTTATCCTTATTTGATGCTCAGCGGCCATCAATATCCGCAAATGGCGTATTACCGCGGCACACTGAAAAAGCCAAATCAATATTTCGGCCCGTATCCCAACAGCAACGCCGTGCGCGACAGCATTCAAGTATTGCAAAAAGTCTTTATGCTGCGTACCTGCGAAGACAGCGTATTCGAGCACCGCGACCGTCCTTGTCTGCTTTACCAAATCAAACGCTGCACCGCGCCTTGTGTCGGCCACATCAGCGAAGAAGATTATCGCGACAGCGTGCGCGAAGCCGCGACTTTCCTTAATGGCAAAACCGACGAACTGACGCGTACCTTGCAACACAAAATGCAAACCGCCGCCGCTAATCTGCAATTTGAAGAAGCCGCCCGTTACCGCGATCAAATTCAAGCGCTCGGCATCATGCAGAGTAATCAGTTTATCGACAGCAAAAATCCGAACAATCCAAACGATATCGATTTGCTCGCGCTGGCAGTTTCAGACGGCCTGGTTTGCGTACACTGGGTCAGCATCCGCGGTGGCCGGCACGTCGGCGATAAAAGCTTTTTCCCCGACACCAAAAACGATCCCGAGCCAAATGGACAAGATTACGCCGAAGCCTTCGTAGCCCAACATTATTTGGGCAAAAGCAAACCCGACATCATTATTAGCAACTTTCCCGTTCCCGATGCGCTGAAAGAGGCTTTGGAGGGCGAACACGGCAAGCAGATGCAGTTTGTCACCAAAACCATAGGCGAACGCAAAGTCTGGTTGAAAATGGCGGAACAAAACGCGCAAATGGCGATTGCTCAACGCCGCCTGCAACAAAGCAGCCAGCAACACCGCATTGATGAACTGGCCAAAATCCTCGGCATGGATTCAGACGGCCTCAACCGCCTTGAATGTTTCGATATCAGCCACACACAAGGCGAGGCCACTATTGCGTCCTGCGTTGTGTACGATGAGCAAAACATCCAGCCTTCGCAATACCGCCGCTACAACATCACGACTGCCAAGCCCGGCGACGACTACGCCGCCATGCGCGAAGTGTTGACGCGCCGTTACGGCAAAATGCAGGAAGCCGAAGCCAACGGCGAAAGCGTCAAATGGCCGGATGTCGTGTTGATTGACGGCGGCAAAGGGCAAATCGGTGTAGCCGTATCGGTATGGGAAGAACTCGGGCTGCATATTCCTTTGGTCGGTATCGCCAAAGGCCCCGAGCGCAAAGCCGGTATGGAAGAACTCATACTGCCTTTTACCGGCGAAGTCTTCCGCCTGCCGCCCAACAGCCCGGCCTTGCATTTATTGCAAACTGTACGGGATGAGTCGCACCGCTTTGCGATTACAGGCCACCGCAAAAAACGCGACAAAGCACGCGTTACTTCCTCACTCAGCGAAATCCCCGGTATCGGCAGCAAACGCCGCCAAGCATTGCTTACCCGATTTGGCGGTTTACGCGGCGTGATTGCGGCCAGCCGTGAGGACTTGGAAAAAGTTGAAGGCATCAGCAAAGCCTTGGCGGAAACCATTTACGAGCATCTGCACTGA
- the aroD gene encoding type I 3-dehydroquinate dehydratase: protein MKPVIIKNIEIGKGLPKIAVPLVAANTQELKQALRILTDTAFDIIEFRADFFQKALDADFIAEQLGIARQAFPDKPLLFTFRRAQEGGNTPCSDDYYFELLEKIIRSKQADIIDIELFAEESSVKQTIALAHEYQTAALLCNHDFQSTPSLTDITGRLKTMAEWGADICKIAVMPQSPQDVLTLLQATYDVSQIIDRPIITMSMGKIGAVSRLAGSTFGSAVTFGAAQKTSAPGQIDANELRKILAILG from the coding sequence ATGAAACCTGTCATCATTAAGAATATCGAGATCGGCAAAGGCCTGCCTAAAATTGCCGTGCCGCTGGTGGCTGCCAATACGCAGGAATTGAAGCAGGCTTTGCGTATCTTAACAGATACGGCTTTTGACATCATTGAATTTCGTGCGGATTTTTTCCAAAAAGCGCTTGATGCCGATTTTATTGCCGAACAATTAGGTATCGCTCGACAGGCTTTTCCTGACAAGCCCTTACTGTTTACGTTTAGAAGGGCGCAAGAGGGCGGCAATACGCCTTGTTCTGACGACTATTATTTTGAATTATTGGAAAAAATCATCCGTTCCAAACAAGCCGATATTATCGACATCGAGCTTTTTGCCGAGGAAAGCAGCGTAAAACAAACCATTGCTTTGGCGCATGAGTATCAAACTGCCGCCTTACTTTGTAATCACGATTTCCAATCCACGCCGTCTTTGACAGACATTACAGGCCGTCTGAAAACAATGGCCGAGTGGGGCGCGGATATCTGCAAAATTGCCGTGATGCCGCAATCGCCGCAAGATGTATTGACTTTATTGCAGGCAACATATGATGTTTCACAAATTATCGACCGCCCGATTATTACTATGTCTATGGGTAAAATCGGAGCCGTCAGCCGCTTGGCCGGCTCGACTTTCGGCTCGGCCGTTACCTTTGGTGCGGCACAAAAAACGTCGGCCCCCGGCCAAATTGATGCCAACGAATTAAGGAAAATCTTGGCAATTTTGGGATAG
- a CDS encoding acetate uptake transporter codes for MTTTKENLANPGPVGLCGFALTTWLLSLINGGFFTAQEGVGLVLGMALAFGGIAQVIAGMFEFKKGNTFGFTAFISYGAFWWTWALFTIFFKGETAPAFIGWYLCAWGMFSLMMFVATLTKPKVLSGIFFCLTLTFFALGIGDGMQNHSIVHIGGCLGLVTALGAFYLAAAEVINESFGRTVLPVGERK; via the coding sequence ATGACTACTACTAAAGAAAACCTAGCGAACCCAGGTCCAGTAGGCCTGTGTGGCTTTGCATTGACAACTTGGTTGCTCAGTCTGATTAACGGCGGCTTTTTTACTGCTCAAGAGGGTGTCGGCTTAGTTTTGGGCATGGCTCTCGCCTTTGGTGGTATCGCCCAAGTTATTGCCGGTATGTTTGAGTTCAAGAAAGGCAATACGTTTGGCTTTACCGCTTTTATCAGCTATGGCGCCTTCTGGTGGACATGGGCTTTGTTTACCATCTTTTTTAAAGGTGAAACAGCCCCGGCATTTATCGGCTGGTATCTTTGCGCATGGGGTATGTTTTCGCTGATGATGTTTGTGGCTACCTTGACCAAGCCTAAAGTATTGAGCGGTATTTTCTTTTGCTTGACGCTGACTTTCTTTGCTTTGGGTATTGGCGACGGTATGCAAAACCACAGCATCGTCCATATCGGCGGTTGCTTAGGCTTGGTAACTGCACTTGGTGCGTTCTACTTGGCAGCGGCAGAGGTCATCAACGAATCTTTCGGCCGTACTGTTTTGCCGGTTGGTGAGCGTAAATAA
- the yfaE gene encoding class I ribonucleotide reductase maintenance protein YfaE — protein sequence MALISTHDKTFQLQQGETLLEGLERTGHEVEYQCRSGYCGSCRVKILDGKVSYDNFPLAFVAPGEILPCCCRVTEDIKLDCRERIKEPDLFDVDLFEDK from the coding sequence ATGGCACTCATCAGCACACACGACAAAACCTTCCAACTCCAACAAGGCGAAACCTTATTGGAGGGCTTGGAGCGCACTGGACACGAAGTTGAATACCAATGTCGCAGCGGTTATTGCGGTTCATGCCGGGTTAAAATCTTGGATGGGAAAGTCTCTTATGATAATTTTCCGCTCGCTTTTGTCGCGCCCGGAGAAATTTTGCCGTGCTGCTGCCGAGTTACTGAAGACATCAAACTCGATTGTCGGGAGCGCATCAAAGAGCCGGATTTATTTGATGTCGATTTATTTGAAGACAAATAA